AAGATACCTTGGTCTTCATCGGGTAAAAATGCAGTTGGCATGCGTAAGAAAATCCAGGCCACTGCGATAACCAAACCAACGTAGATCAACATGACACGGAATGAACGCTTTAAAATACTGCCAACACTTGATTCATAACGTGATGTCATGGCATCAAATTTACGGTTAAACCAACCGAAGAAACCGGTATCTGCATGAGTATGGCCTTTTTTAACAGGCTTTAGCATGGTGGCACATAACGCAGGCGTTAGTACAATTGCCACAAACACCGACAAGGCCATAGCCGATACAATGGTGATCGAGAACTGACGATAAATAACCCCTGTCGACCCAGACATAAATGCCATTGGTACAAATACAGCTGACAGGGTCAAACCAATACCCACTAACGCACTGGTAATTTGGTCCATCGATTTACGGGTGGCTTCCAGCGGACTTAAGCCTTCTTCCGACATCACGCGTTCGACGTTTTCCACCACCACAATCGCATCGTCCACCAGCAAACCAATAGCCAATACCATGGCGAACATGGTTAAGGTATTGATGGTGAAACCTGCTGCTGATAACACCGCAAACGTACCTAGCAATACCACAGGTACCGCAATGGTAGGAATAAGCGTTGCTCTAAAATTTTGTAAGAACAGATACATAATCAAGAATACCAACACAATGGCTTCTATCAATGTGTGCACAACACCTTCTATCGATTGCTCTACGAATGGCGTTGTATCATAGGGATAAACGACTTCAAGTCCCTGAGGAAAAAACTCTTTCATCTCATTAACTTTGGCTTTAATGCCTTCTGCCGTGTCTAACGCATTCGCGCCTGTAGCCAGCTTGAATGCAAGGCCCGACGCTGGTTTACCATTGTAATATGAGTCTACTGCGTAGCTTTCTGCACCTAACTCAACTCTGGCGACATCGCCTAAATAAACATTGGCACCTGATGAGTCAGATTTAACAATAATTTGCTTAAATTGCTCAGGGGTTTGTAAGCGGCTCTGTGCTGATACGGTCGCGTTAAGTTCTTGACCTGCAACCGAAGGGGCACCACCTAATTGTCCTGCTGATATCTGGGCATTTTGCTCACGTATTGCCGCAATAATATCAATACTGGTTAATTTGTATTGAGTTAACTTAAACGGGTCTAACCAAATACGCATCGCATACTGCGCACCAAAAAGCGTGAGTTCACCCACACCAGGTACACGGCTCATTGGGTCTTGAACGTTGGCAGCAACATAATCAGAAATATCGCTTTTGCCCATCGAACCGTCAGAAGACACAAAACCAAGTACCATTAAAAATCCAGAACTGGACTTGTTAACTTGTACACCTTGCTGTTGAACTTCAGTAGGCAACAATGGCGTAGCCGCTTGCAGCTTATTCTGAACTTGTACTTGAGCAATATCTGGATCAGCCTCAGCATTAAACGTTAGGGTAATCTTCGCATTACCAAAACTGTCACTGGTTGAAGAAATATAGCGTAAGTGATCAAGCCCAGTCATGCGCTGCTCAATCACCTGAGTGACAGTGTCTTCCATGGTTTTGGCCGACGCACCAGGATAGAAAGCACTGATCACTACGGTTGGCGGTGCAATACTTGGATACTGCGCAATGGGTAAGCCTCTGATGGCTAACACACCTGCAAGCATAATTAATAGTGCAATCACCCACGCAAAAATAGGGCGATCAATAAAAAAACGAGCCATAATGATTCCCTACTTTTGTGGTTGGTCAGCCGTTAACACCTGTGCAGAAACCGGTGCACCAGGGCGGATTTTTTGTAATCCTTCGACAATTAACTTATCGCCAACAGACAAACCATCGACAATACGCCATTGATGACCAATCACTTCAGCGGTTTGTACCACGCGCATTTCAACATTACTGTCTTGGTTTACTATCATTGCAACCGCTTGGCCTTTGGAATTACGGGTAATGGCACGTTGAGGCACTAAAATAGCTTGTGGGTCTTGGCCAGCATTTAATAGCGCACGCACATACATACCGGGTAACAAGGTACCGTCAGGGTTAGGGAACTCGGCACGTAACGTCACTGAACCGGTAGTTTCGTCTACATTCACTTCAGCAAATTGTAATATACCTTGTTGATCGTATGTTCTGCCGTCTTCAAGAATTAAGGTCACTTTAGCATTGTCACTTTTCAATAACTGGCCTGAACGTAAATTGGCTTTTAAACGCAATAATTGTGCACTTGACTGAACGATGTCGATGTTAATCGGATCAAGCTGTTGAATTGTCGCTAAGGTATTACTTTGATTAGCGGTCACTAACGCGCCAGCAGTAACAGATGACTTACCAATACGACCAGAGATCGGTGCTTTAACTTCAGTATATTCGGTGTTGATGGTCGCAGTATTAATAGCGGCTTTCGCTACCGCTACTGAAGCTTGTGCTTCTTTAAATAACGCTTCCGTCTCGTCAAAATCTTGCTTACTGACTGCATTGGTTTTGACTAATTTGGCATAACGCGCCGCTTTGGCTTTTGCTGAGGCTAAACCCGCATTTGCGCTAGCAAGATCGGCTTCTGCACTCACTAATGCCGCTTTATAAGTGGCTGCATCAATTTGATACAGAGATTGACCTTGTTTAACTTCGGTGCCTTCGGTAAAAGCACGCTTAGTGATAATACCTGACACTTGTGGACGCACTTCAGCTTCTAAAAAGGCACGGCTTCGACCCGGTAATTCAACCTTAATCGCTTGCGAAATTGCTTCAACTGTCATCACGCCAACGGGTGTAGGTGGTCGCGGTTGCTGTGACTGGGCATTTTCATCCCCTTGACCACATGCGGTAATCCATAATGCAGCAGAAATAACTGCGGCGACTTTCAATGCTTTGTGCATGAGTGCTCCTACTCCAATTTATTTTCAATATGACACCTCAGTCTTGAGGAATTTCATTTGAAAATAGCTAAAATTAAACTGTTAAATTTTCTGTGTACTTTATCGCATAGGTATAAAATTCAAACAACTAAGCTAATGCGAATAAATTGTAAATAAATAATAAGTTTCAGTTAAATATATTGAATATGTTATCAAACTGTAATCGATACGCAGGTAATCAAACAAACATTACCTATTAAGTCATTAAATACACTACCTGGTAACATGCTGGTAAAGTCAATTTATGGATTAACTATCCATGCCTACGTTCACTGTTAATACATTAACTTAGTTATTGTTGATGACAACCTTATTTAATTCATCTGTTTTTTGTGGGTCAAGCATAATGGCACGCCACCACAACTCGCTAGCTTGCGGATTGGCTAACATCACCGCTTGACCAAATTTTGGCGTTAACAAGGTGACATTTTGCTGTTTAGCTAACAGGTTGATACGTTCAAAAGGCTCAAACCAATCATGTAACGCTAAATCAAAAGTGCCATTGTGTACTGGCATCATTGCCTTTGCTTTAACATCAATATGCGCCTGTAGGCTTTGCTCTGGCAACATATGAATATCACTCCACAATTCATTATAGGCGCCCGTTTCAATCATGCTGAGATCAAATGGCCCATAACGCTCACCAATTTCTTTAAATCCACTAAAATAGCCGCTGTCTCCGCTAAAAAACACCTTATGTTGTAAACCTTGAATAACCCAACTCGCCCATAAGGTTTGGTTCCGATCAAGCAAGCCACGGCCTGAAAAATGTTGCGCTGGTGTCGCGGTAATACTCAAGCCATTTAATTCAACAGACTGCCACCATTCCAGTTCGGTCACTTGAATAGGATCAACGCCCCAAGCCGTTAAGTACTTACCCACTTTAAGTGGGGTAACAAAATGTTGCACCTTGGTAGCCAATTGCTCAATGGCAGCGCTATCGAGGTGGTCGTAATGATCATGGCTAATAATCACCGCCTTTATTGCCGGTAAATCAGCAATACTGATTGGCGATTGATGAAAACGTTTCGGTCCTGCCCACTGCACCGGTGATGCTCGCTCGCTAAATACCGGATCAATCAATAAATATTCGCCATCAAGACGCATCAATAACGTCGAATGACCTAAACGATAAACGGTATCTTGTGTCGATTGAGCCAATATCTCTGGGGTTAATGCTTCTAATGGGATCACACCTTGGGGAATGGGCGCTTGACGCTTTGTCGACCAATAGGCTTTGGCAATTGGCCATAAGCTGCTAATACCCGCTTGATAGACTTTCTCGGTATTGCTGAAGATTTGTGTCTTATTTCCACGCAATTCAGTCCAATATTTATTGATCAAAATAATCACAATCAATGCACCAAGCGCGACTAAAAGACTCATTAATATTTTCATCTATCGCTTCCAAAAGTAAACTACACGGTGTAGTTTAATAATCCCTTGTTGAAAAGTAAACTACTCAGTGTAAAATATTACAATAAGATTGATTAGATGAAACCAATGAACACAGAAAAGCAAACACGCAGCCAGATTAAACGCGCCGCGATTATTGAAGCAGCTAGAACAACCTTTAAAGAATTAGGGGTTGCGGCAACGAGTATGGATAAATTAGCCGAAGTAGCTGGAGTGTCTAAGCGAACAGTGTACAACCACTTTGCCACCAAAGAAGCTTTGGTGATGACCTTGATGACTGATTTATGGCAACAAGCATTATCTCAACCCTCTGTGGTATATGACTCACATCAACCTTTGGCTGAACAACTGCAACAGTTGGTGCGTTTTGATATGGATTATATTCAATCAGAAGAGCACGTTGAAGTATCGCGAATGGTGATTGGCCATCTGTTTTATACCACCGAAATGCAAGAAGAATTACAAAAGGTAATTAAAGAAGAAACGGCTATTTTACGCTGGATAAAAGCAGCAACGCTGGACGGACGCTTAACAGTGAAAAATGTGGAACGGGCCCAAACAGAAGTGCAAAGCTTGATTAAAGGCCAATGTTTTTGGCCATTAATATTTCAAGTCGAAGAGCCATTAAACGAACAACAAAAAGATGACATTGCCGCAAGCATCGTTACCATGTTTTTATGTCGTTATCAGGCATAAGCACATTGTTGGCTACTCTACACTCGGTTATCACCCACACCGAATGAAATAATACGGCTGATATGCGCTAAACTCATGCCAGATTCTTGTTGCCAATGATTGAATGCAGCTTGGGTTTGGCGTAAAGCGGTTTGCGATGTAAAGCCAGCATCAACGACGTTATGAGCAGTTAAATATGACTGCACATCTTGGCTTAATAAAAAGGTATCTTTACCTATTGCACGTAAAAAATAAGGCCCCGTATTGCCACCTAAACGGGTGCCGCGCTTTTTAAGCACTTGCCACAAACCAGTAATGTCATCGCTTGGCCAATGAGCAATAAATTCCGCAAAACTGCCGTGTTCTGCATTAATCTGCTGGATCATATAAGCGTTATCAACAATCGCCTGGGTTTTCTTTTGATGCCGAATAAGCACTGGGTCGGTTGCCCGCTGTTGAATTTGATCGGGTGACAGCATCAGCACTTTCATTGGTTCAAAGTCAAAAAAGGCTTTTTCATAAGCTGGCCATTTGTTATCAACCACTCGCCACACAAAGCCACTTTGAAACACGCGTTTACTCATAACAGACAATAACTGCGCATCAGTATATTCGCTGATTTCATCGGCATCGAGAGTGCCAGGCAGCAATGACTTAACTGCCGCAGGCCCGCCTTTACGCTCACAGGCTCGCGCCCAAATATCACTGAACTTTTCTAATGCCACCGCGTAGCTCCTTTAACCCAAGCAATAATCTGCCAATACGGCAGATAAAGGCTTGTTGATCTTTAAACATTAACATTGATACCAAAAACAACTAACGCTATATGTTACGTTCTTTTTTAAGTTGTAAAAACTGTTTCCATTTAACCACTTCAGCAGGCATTTCAGGTGTGTCACCTGTGTAACCGGCAGCAGCAATTAAGGTTTCAATAGGCACTTGTTTACCTCGACATACAAACACACCACGAACATGCGCAATGCAATGTAAACCACGGGCTGTAACCATACGATGCTCAATATAAAAGTATTTTTCGTCCCAACCAACGATTTTAGTTTCAATGGTAAACTTTTCAAACGGCTTAATATCGCGGATATAAGTAAACTCTGCCGCATTCACTATCGGTAACCATTTGTTTTTTAGAAACTGTTTCATCAAACCCATTTCGGCAATCAAATAGGTGCGCGCTAAATCCATAAAAGCAGGATAACGCGAGTTAGTTAAATGCATATTGATATCGCAATCTAACGGTAAAGCACGATAATCAATTCGGCTAGTGCCTAAAAAACCAATACTTTTACAATGACCTATTCGCCATAAAAACAACAAAATAATACGAAAATACAGATTCATGCACGGTTACTCCTAATGTAAGCGCGACAGGCTAACAAAGGTCATACCAGCGAGCAAGCGGCTTTAGCTGTATTTGGTAGCACAAAATTGGCATTACACTTTATTTGTTACTCTTTTTGAGACTTATCCCCCTTTTCATCTGTGGCTTAACTGATTAACATAGCGAGGCGTTTTGATTAAATTGACAGTGAGTTAACTGAGTTTCACCTAACTTACTAACAATAACGCCGTAGTCGTTGAGTCGATTATAGCCAAATCAGCGCAAACACATTGTTTATAATTCTCAGGGCGGGGCGCAATTCCCCACCGGCGGTAAACTTGAAAAAGTGAGCCCGCGAGCGCTCGATTCGTCGAGGTCAGCAGATCTGGTGACTTAGGTTTTACTCATGAGTAATGTCTAACAGTCCAGAGCCGACGGTTATAGTCCGGATGAGAGAGAATAGAGATACATCAATTAGCCTCGGCTTGTTGATGCAATTTGTTTTGGATTTATATCCCTCTTTACAAGCCCTGATTCTGGTCATTTTAGGAGTACAACCATGAATCAGTTATCACTACTTGCCGAATTTGGCGAACCAATCACCCGTGTAGAAAACGCATTAGCAGCGCTTAGAGAAGGCCGAGGCGTATTATTGCTAGACGATGAAGATCGTGAAAATGAAGGCGACATTATTTATTCTGTCGAGCATTTAACCACAGCCCAAATGGCATTAATGATCCGCGAATGCAGCGGCATTGTGTGTTTATGCTTAACTGACGAACACGCCAACAAATTACAATTACCGCCAATGGTTATTAATAACAACAGCGCCAATCAAACTGCGTTTACCATCTCCATTGAAGCAAAGCACGGTGTTACCACTGGCGTTTCCGCTCAAGATCGCGTGACCACCATTAAAACTGCCGCAAACCGCGATGCCAAAGCATCTGACTTGGCTCATCCTGGACACGTATTCCCATTACGTGCTCGCGCTGGCGGAGTGATGTCTCGTCGCGGTCATACCGAAGGCACTGTCGACTTAATGCAAATGGCAGGCTTAATGCCAGCTGGCGTATTATGCGAACTGGCCAACGAAGATGGCAGCATGGCCAAAACACCAGAAATTATCGCCTTTGGCCTTAAGCACAACATGCCTGTACTCACCATCGAAGACATGGTGATGTACCGTAACCAGTATGATTTAAAGCTGGCGTAATATGTTACTAATACGTCATTCATAACCAGCCACTTATCTGTTGTGAATGAATATGAAATAACACGATTAAGAGGTGCAAAGCACCTCTTTTTTTATGCTTGAAATCATGCTGGTTGTAGACAATAAAACCATGCGGGTTAATACTTTTTTGACTCGATATTCGCCATCCATAACCGCCCTGTTGCCCCTGTCACTCTCCAGGAGTCATCGCTGCACCCACTCTCATTTGAACTCAACTAGTATGCTTAGGGCATGCAACACTTTACATTACAGACTAAAAAAAGCAGGATAAATAACCGCAATAGATTTGCCTCACGGATTCCCTTGAGAATTAGTCAACATGAAATAAAGGACGATTATGAGTAAATGGAATACGACTAGCACACTATCTCTTTACTTAACGCTAATTTGCTCCAGTGCAGTAGCAGGTTTTCTGCAATATTCTTTGGAAGATAGCTTCACTGGTTTATCGGACTTACCGGGTATTGTTGATATCGGTATTTATGCCGCCCTAATGACAGCGCTTTATTATTTTTTTGCTCAATTTTTTAACTGGTTGTACCCTGAAGTTCAACAAAATAGCGACAGAAATTCGACTTAGGATAATAAGTTGGGCAAATAACATTGAATAATTTTACCAAAAACATCACCCCATACGTGCAAGAGCAGTTATCTGAAGCAGATCGATCCGACCGTTTAGGTAATGTTGCAGATTCATTTGTATACCTTGAGAATGCTCACGTGCTTGGGCAGGAATCAACCTATTGGCATGTAAAAGTGCATTATTTAATGCTGCGTTGGGCGATAAAACAGCGTGATATTAACGAAGCCATCGGTCAAATTATTCGTATCATTGGGGCGGCTTTATTAACTGCAATAAAAGGCGTGCCAACGGGAAATACTGGCGGTAGCAATGTTAGCCCAGTAAAAGTTATGCCCATTAAGCCAGAGCATGCCGTAATTATAGCGAAAGTAAAAAACGATATATCAACGAGCTAGAAAGAGTTACAGATGCCTTAGTTGAATCATCCGGTATAACGACCTAAAGAATGTTAAATCCATCACTAGTTTTCAGCTTTAAACATGATATATGGAGGTTCACATGAATCGAGTCACGGGTATCGGCGGCATATTTTTTAAAGCAAAAGATGCACCTGCATTGCAGACTTGGTACAAGCGTCATCTCGGCATTGATGTTCAAGAATGGGGCGGCGCGGCTTTTTCTTGGAGCGACTCAAATAACAAGCCCGTAGGTGGAACCACTATCTGGGCGGTGAGTTCAGAGAAAAGCGACCAATTCTCCCCAAGCCAAGCCCCATTTATGATCAACTATCGCGTTGAAGACCTTCACGCTGTCATCGCAGCCCTCAAAGCAGAAGGCTGTAATGTCCTCGATAAAATAGATGAATCTGAATACGGCAAGTTTGCGTGGGTCATCGATCCTGAAGGTAATAAAGTCGAGTTATGGCAGCCGCCTTTAGGTCAATAGCAACTATTGTGGCTTAATGAATCTGTTCACATCCATGTGAAATTAATTTGGAGACAAACTAAATCACAATGCAGTAATAAACGTTTGATACTGACTCATGGTACTGGCATCGTCTAACATGCCTTGATGGCCAACGTTGGGCACCATAATTAACTGCTTATTGGCTGACTGACTAGCGACAAACAGTGTTTCAGACAGTTCAGGCGGGACTTCTTCATCATCTTCTGCCGCAATCACCAATAATGGCCCTTGATAATATTGCGCTACCACTTGCTTATTATCTGTTTTACGAAAATCTTCTGACATTTCCAAAGTCATAAACGGTGCCATATACCACGGTGTTTTTTCATCAACCCAGTCGTCGGCATTAGTTGCTGAACCGTGTAAAACCAGCGCATCTATTTTATTATTTTTTGCTAAATCAGCGGCAATAAAACTGCCTAGTGAGTAACCGTGCAATATCACTTTTTCAGGCTGATATTGCTGATGTAAATAATCCAGTTGTTGCTGTGCATCTGCAATAATATTGTTAATGCTTGGTTGGCCTTCACTTGCCCCTAATCCACGACGGTCCATTACTAAAATGTCGGTATTGAGCGTTGATAATGTGGTCAGTACCGACAGGCCATGTGGTTCGATTTTCATGCCGTTGCCTTGATAAAACACCAAGGTTGTAAGGCTATTGGGGTTATCGATATAAAAACCATTTAACTTAACGTGATCAATTGACTCTAAGCTGACTGGGGTAATCAAATGATTAGGCATCGCCTGCTGTAATTGTTGAGTAAACTCAGCGGTAAAGGCTGCGGGGACTTCATCGCTGGCAATAAAGGTGCTTTCACTTAGGCGCATAGTACACCCTGAAGTAACCAGCATTGTGGTGCCTAACATTGCTACTGTGGTTATTTTTTTAAGCAAATTTTGCATATTATTGTCCTTAATTTATTCATCGTCCTTGTGGACTAAAATGTCACCTGGCGAGCATTGTAAATGCTGGCAAATAGCGTCTAGTGTCGAAAATCGAATCGCTTTTGCGCGGCCACTTCTAAGCACCGACAAATTTTGAGGGGTTATACCTATCAATTCAGCCAGTTCAGTGGACTTCATTTTTCGCCTTGCCAACATCACATCCAGCTCAATAATTATGGCCATTAAATTGTCAACTCCGCCTCTTCTTGAAGCTCAGTTGCATGCTTCATTACCCATGCCACACAGTAAAAAATCATTCCGAAAAGTGCATACTTTAATTCTTGGCTGCCAAGGCTAAAATAAACAGGTACCGCACTAGATGTACCACTAAAGTGCAATGTAAATGCGATGATCATCGGGTAGAAAAGGCTGAGTAAAATCCAGACTAAAAATACTAAGGCAATACGGCTCAAGCAGCGGAAGTTACGTGGAGTAAACACATGACCTTGCTGATACAGACCAAAAAGTTGGTAGAGAAAAGAGTAAATAAACAGGTAAGGTAGAATTTCAACACTGCCCAGAATGATCCCAGGATGAAATCCCGCATCATAAAGGCTTTGAGCGAGTGCTTGCCAAGGTGTACCAAAGTCGACGGCTAGATAGCTGCTAAACCAACCCCACCAATCGATGGTTAACACATATTCACCCGCTTGGAATTCTCCGAACACCATAGTGCCGCTATAACTAGTGACTTGTAATAAAGCTAAAAATACAATCAGCAATTTAATCCATTTACTTAACGAGACAATTCTATCCATGATCATTCTAAACTGGTTAATGTTAAACTGAAGTTAACACACAAACCTTTTATCAGCAATAAATTATCGATAAACGATACTTTTAAGTTTGTCGTAACGATATATATAACGTGAACAGCAAGATTAGTTTGTTGAATTTAATACCTAAAGTAGATGCTGTAGTTTACTGGCTGTGATGAATTTAGTGCGAAATGGGTATATTTATTGTCGATTGAACAGCAAAAAAAAAGCATAAACTCGCGTTTATGCTGTTAATTTTTTAACCATGTATTTTGCTTGGTTTACACAGCAATACCACAGTGACGCAATAAAGCATCTGTATTGGGTTCACGGCCCATGAAGCGTTTAAACAGCTCCATTGGCTCTTCACTTCCACCCATTTCAAGAATGTTATTTAGGAAGCTTTTACCTGTTTCAGCATTAAAAATACCTTCGGCTTCAAAACGCGAGAACGCATCTGCCGATAATACTTCGGCCCATTTATAGCTGTAATAACCTGCGGCATAACCACCCGCAAAAATGTGCGCAAAACCGTGTTGAAAACGGTTAAAGCTTGGCGGGGTTAATACCGCAATTTGGCTGCGAACTTGGTCTAAGATGCCTTGAATATCGACGCCTTTAGCGGGATCAAACTCGTGGTGCATTCTAAAATCGAACAGTGAAAACTCAAGTTGGCGCACCATCATCATGCCCGACTGGAAGTTTTTCGCCGCTAGCATTTTGTCTAACAATACTTTTGGTAATGGTTCGCCCGTTTCATAGTGGCCAGAAATTTCCGCTAACGCTTCTTCTTGCCAGCACCAGTTTTCCATAAACTGACTTGGTAGCTCTACCGCATCCCAAGGTACACCATTAATACCCGACACTCCGCCCACATCCACTTTGGTTAACATGTGATGAATGCCGTGGCCAAACTCATGGAACATGGTGGTGACTTCGTCATGGGTAAACAATGCCGGTTTGCCATCGACAGGACCATTAAAGTTACAGGTTAAATACGCTACCGGCTTTTGCAAACCAGTAGAGGTAACCCGGCGACCACGACAATCGTCCATCCATGCGCCGCCACGTTTACCGCT
The nucleotide sequence above comes from Shewanella sp. Arc9-LZ. Encoded proteins:
- a CDS encoding efflux RND transporter periplasmic adaptor subunit, whose protein sequence is MHKALKVAAVISAALWITACGQGDENAQSQQPRPPTPVGVMTVEAISQAIKVELPGRSRAFLEAEVRPQVSGIITKRAFTEGTEVKQGQSLYQIDAATYKAALVSAEADLASANAGLASAKAKAARYAKLVKTNAVSKQDFDETEALFKEAQASVAVAKAAINTATINTEYTEVKAPISGRIGKSSVTAGALVTANQSNTLATIQQLDPINIDIVQSSAQLLRLKANLRSGQLLKSDNAKVTLILEDGRTYDQQGILQFAEVNVDETTGSVTLRAEFPNPDGTLLPGMYVRALLNAGQDPQAILVPQRAITRNSKGQAVAMIVNQDSNVEMRVVQTAEVIGHQWRIVDGLSVGDKLIVEGLQKIRPGAPVSAQVLTADQPQK
- a CDS encoding helix-turn-helix transcriptional regulator, whose protein sequence is MAIIIELDVMLARRKMKSTELAELIGITPQNLSVLRSGRAKAIRFSTLDAICQHLQCSPGDILVHKDDE
- a CDS encoding efflux RND transporter permease subunit, with the protein product MARFFIDRPIFAWVIALLIMLAGVLAIRGLPIAQYPSIAPPTVVISAFYPGASAKTMEDTVTQVIEQRMTGLDHLRYISSTSDSFGNAKITLTFNAEADPDIAQVQVQNKLQAATPLLPTEVQQQGVQVNKSSSGFLMVLGFVSSDGSMGKSDISDYVAANVQDPMSRVPGVGELTLFGAQYAMRIWLDPFKLTQYKLTSIDIIAAIREQNAQISAGQLGGAPSVAGQELNATVSAQSRLQTPEQFKQIIVKSDSSGANVYLGDVARVELGAESYAVDSYYNGKPASGLAFKLATGANALDTAEGIKAKVNEMKEFFPQGLEVVYPYDTTPFVEQSIEGVVHTLIEAIVLVFLIMYLFLQNFRATLIPTIAVPVVLLGTFAVLSAAGFTINTLTMFAMVLAIGLLVDDAIVVVENVERVMSEEGLSPLEATRKSMDQITSALVGIGLTLSAVFVPMAFMSGSTGVIYRQFSITIVSAMALSVFVAIVLTPALCATMLKPVKKGHTHADTGFFGWFNRKFDAMTSRYESSVGSILKRSFRVMLIYVGLVIAVAWIFLRMPTAFLPDEDQGILFTQAILPTNSTQESTVKVLKEVSDYYLTEEKELVNSVFTVAGFSFAGSGQNMGIAFVSLKDWSTREAPGEDVKSLAGRAMGRFMQIKEALVFAFVPPSVIELGTANGFDVYLKDLNGQGHAKLIEARNQLLGMAAQNANLVGVRPNGQEDAPIYKINVNHAKLRALDIDINSVNSVLGTAWGGSYVNDFIDRGRVKKVYVQGEAKYRMQPGDLDSWYVRNNNGEMVPFSAFASGSWEFGSPQLQRFNGVPAVNIQGATVPGYSTGAAMDALEKMAEKLPPGYGLEWNGLSYEERLSGNQAPSLYALSILIVFLVLAALYESWSVPLSVILVVPLGIIGALLAMSARGLPNDVFFQVGLLTTVGLATKNAILIVEFAKEYYEKGSGLIEATLHAVRVRLRPILMTSLAFGLGVVPLAISSGVGSGSQNAIGTAVLGGMMTSTFLGIFFVPLFFVVVERIFSKREKPTEEENEKVDNDRKDI
- a CDS encoding MBL fold metallo-hydrolase; translation: MKILMSLLVALGALIVIILINKYWTELRGNKTQIFSNTEKVYQAGISSLWPIAKAYWSTKRQAPIPQGVIPLEALTPEILAQSTQDTVYRLGHSTLLMRLDGEYLLIDPVFSERASPVQWAGPKRFHQSPISIADLPAIKAVIISHDHYDHLDSAAIEQLATKVQHFVTPLKVGKYLTAWGVDPIQVTELEWWQSVELNGLSITATPAQHFSGRGLLDRNQTLWASWVIQGLQHKVFFSGDSGYFSGFKEIGERYGPFDLSMIETGAYNELWSDIHMLPEQSLQAHIDVKAKAMMPVHNGTFDLALHDWFEPFERINLLAKQQNVTLLTPKFGQAVMLANPQASELWWRAIMLDPQKTDELNKVVINNN
- a CDS encoding DNA-3-methyladenine glycosylase I — encoded protein: MALEKFSDIWARACERKGGPAAVKSLLPGTLDADEISEYTDAQLLSVMSKRVFQSGFVWRVVDNKWPAYEKAFFDFEPMKVLMLSPDQIQQRATDPVLIRHQKKTQAIVDNAYMIQQINAEHGSFAEFIAHWPSDDITGLWQVLKKRGTRLGGNTGPYFLRAIGKDTFLLSQDVQSYLTAHNVVDAGFTSQTALRQTQAAFNHWQQESGMSLAHISRIISFGVGDNRV
- a CDS encoding TetR/AcrR family transcriptional regulator, with product MKPMNTEKQTRSQIKRAAIIEAARTTFKELGVAATSMDKLAEVAGVSKRTVYNHFATKEALVMTLMTDLWQQALSQPSVVYDSHQPLAEQLQQLVRFDMDYIQSEEHVEVSRMVIGHLFYTTEMQEELQKVIKEETAILRWIKAATLDGRLTVKNVERAQTEVQSLIKGQCFWPLIFQVEEPLNEQQKDDIAASIVTMFLCRYQA
- the ribB gene encoding 3,4-dihydroxy-2-butanone-4-phosphate synthase; this translates as MNQLSLLAEFGEPITRVENALAALREGRGVLLLDDEDRENEGDIIYSVEHLTTAQMALMIRECSGIVCLCLTDEHANKLQLPPMVINNNSANQTAFTISIEAKHGVTTGVSAQDRVTTIKTAANRDAKASDLAHPGHVFPLRARAGGVMSRRGHTEGTVDLMQMAGLMPAGVLCELANEDGSMAKTPEIIAFGLKHNMPVLTIEDMVMYRNQYDLKLA
- a CDS encoding alpha/beta hydrolase — encoded protein: MQNLLKKITTVAMLGTTMLVTSGCTMRLSESTFIASDEVPAAFTAEFTQQLQQAMPNHLITPVSLESIDHVKLNGFYIDNPNSLTTLVFYQGNGMKIEPHGLSVLTTLSTLNTDILVMDRRGLGASEGQPSINNIIADAQQQLDYLHQQYQPEKVILHGYSLGSFIAADLAKNNKIDALVLHGSATNADDWVDEKTPWYMAPFMTLEMSEDFRKTDNKQVVAQYYQGPLLVIAAEDDEEVPPELSETLFVASQSANKQLIMVPNVGHQGMLDDASTMSQYQTFITAL
- a CDS encoding thioesterase family protein, whose translation is MNLYFRIILLFLWRIGHCKSIGFLGTSRIDYRALPLDCDINMHLTNSRYPAFMDLARTYLIAEMGLMKQFLKNKWLPIVNAAEFTYIRDIKPFEKFTIETKIVGWDEKYFYIEHRMVTARGLHCIAHVRGVFVCRGKQVPIETLIAAAGYTGDTPEMPAEVVKWKQFLQLKKERNI
- a CDS encoding VOC family protein, translating into MNRVTGIGGIFFKAKDAPALQTWYKRHLGIDVQEWGGAAFSWSDSNNKPVGGTTIWAVSSEKSDQFSPSQAPFMINYRVEDLHAVIAALKAEGCNVLDKIDESEYGKFAWVIDPEGNKVELWQPPLGQ
- a CDS encoding DUF3703 domain-containing protein, coding for MNNFTKNITPYVQEQLSEADRSDRLGNVADSFVYLENAHVLGQESTYWHVKVHYLMLRWAIKQRDINEAIGQIIRIIGAALLTAIKGVPTGNTGGSNVSPVKVMPIKPEHAVIIAKVKNDISTS